Proteins found in one Campylobacter canadensis genomic segment:
- a CDS encoding DMSO/selenate family reductase complex B subunit: MKLEENSQFGFMLDQSKCVGCRTCLLSCKDYKDMPVGVNFRRVFETEGGNWTAKEDGSFEQNVFAYYTSISCNHCSNPSCLKACPTGATMKVKWGVVIVEESMCIGCKACAMACPYGAPQFNEKTGHMSKCNGCYERLKEGKNPICVDSCPFRALKAGDIAKLREEYGNLASITPLPNANITRPNLCIVPEKHSLPSGNKSAIFHLPQNIQGVNYDIV, translated from the coding sequence ATGAAATTAGAAGAAAATTCACAATTTGGCTTTATGCTAGACCAAAGCAAATGCGTAGGTTGTAGGACTTGCTTGCTTTCTTGCAAGGATTATAAAGATATGCCTGTGGGAGTTAATTTTCGCCGTGTGTTTGAAACTGAAGGGGGAAATTGGACAGCTAAAGAAGATGGAAGTTTTGAGCAAAATGTTTTTGCTTATTACACTTCTATATCTTGTAATCATTGTTCTAATCCATCTTGTCTTAAAGCTTGTCCAACTGGTGCAACGATGAAGGTAAAATGGGGCGTAGTGATAGTAGAAGAAAGTATGTGCATAGGCTGCAAGGCTTGTGCTATGGCTTGTCCTTATGGTGCACCACAATTTAATGAAAAAACAGGACATATGAGCAAATGTAATGGGTGTTATGAAAGATTAAAAGAAGGTAAAAATCCAATTTGCGTAGATTCTTGCCCTTTTAGAGCTTTAAAAGCAGGTGATATAGCAAAACTAAGAGAAGAATATGGAAATTTAGCCTCTATCACACCTTTACCTAATGCAAACATAACAAGACCTAATTTATGTATAGTGCCTGAAAAACATAGTTTGCCTTCAGGTAATAAAAGTGCAATTTTTCACCTACCGCAAAATATTCAAGGAGTAAATTATGACATCGTTTAA
- a CDS encoding dimethyl sulfoxide reductase anchor subunit family protein, translating to MTSFNHIFSEMPLVFFTIFAQAVVGLSLVYAPAFINGYKNNANLKSFGLCLTLAMFVAFIPSFFHLNDITHIFNVLNRMGVFYANNEWHIGWMNNEILFLGLFCILSFLLYFKTNTFLFFFVLLSGILGLFFMSGAYGAMQESVPTWDFKITLLYFFASAIFLGAIVYYCFFENGEHERKMSFFAGLIGIGLLSTAIVLQTLHVGQTWIMGLVNPFELLSGAYIWFISLSFFFLGLSIVTWYLHNYLQEKFKSKFFAYFALFSAFLGVFITRMLFYGLINTQIMLGQF from the coding sequence ATGACATCGTTTAATCATATTTTTAGCGAAATGCCTTTAGTGTTTTTTACAATTTTTGCTCAAGCGGTTGTTGGGCTTAGTTTAGTTTATGCACCTGCGTTTATAAATGGTTATAAAAATAATGCGAATTTAAAATCTTTTGGACTTTGCTTAACTTTAGCAATGTTTGTTGCATTTATACCTTCATTTTTTCATTTAAATGATATTACGCATATTTTTAATGTGCTAAATAGAATGGGTGTTTTTTATGCAAATAATGAATGGCACATAGGCTGGATGAATAATGAAATCTTATTTTTAGGCTTATTTTGTATTTTGTCTTTTTTACTTTATTTTAAAACAAATACTTTTTTATTTTTCTTTGTTTTACTAAGTGGAATTTTAGGACTTTTTTTTATGAGTGGAGCGTATGGTGCTATGCAAGAAAGCGTGCCTACTTGGGATTTTAAAATCACTTTGCTTTATTTTTTTGCTAGTGCTATATTTTTAGGTGCTATTGTTTATTATTGCTTTTTTGAAAATGGCGAACACGAAAGAAAAATGTCTTTTTTTGCAGGACTTATAGGAATAGGGCTTTTAAGCACAGCTATAGTTTTACAAACCTTGCATGTAGGGCAAACTTGGATTATGGGGCTTGTTAATCCTTTTGAACTTTTAAGCGGAGCTTATATTTGGTTTATATCGCTTTCATTTTTCTTTTTAGGGCTTAGTATTGTTACTTGGTATTTGCATAATTATTTGCAAGAAAAATTTAAAAGCAAATTCTTTGCTTATTTTGCTTTATTTAGCGCTTTTTTAGGTGTTTTTATAACAAGAATGCTATTTTATGGCTTAATTAACACTCAAATAATGTTAGGGCAGTTTTAA
- a CDS encoding TorD/DmsD family molecular chaperone codes for MKNLAIDIFINFLQNPPKNILLKKLKKEEFWQNWFLKNNTKLQYAALKLLSSSNEDDKLIASDFTSLFLSDVDYVKAPPFASFYLDENKEIYSDNSDKVKQIFMQNNFFSFLNEEPADSLINELLFISFLIKKQDDITLQKFLKEEFFTWFNMWSFDVYNKAKSNFYKALIMLMKDFFKRENKPCLF; via the coding sequence ATGAAAAATTTAGCAATAGATATTTTTATTAATTTTTTGCAAAATCCGCCAAAAAATATTTTGTTAAAAAAGCTTAAAAAAGAAGAGTTTTGGCAAAATTGGTTTTTAAAAAATAATACTAAATTGCAATATGCTGCTTTAAAGCTTTTATCATCTTCAAACGAAGATGATAAATTAATAGCGAGTGATTTTACTTCTTTGTTTTTAAGCGATGTTGATTATGTAAAAGCACCGCCTTTTGCTTCTTTTTATCTTGATGAAAATAAAGAAATTTATTCAGATAATTCCGATAAAGTTAAGCAAATTTTTATGCAAAATAACTTTTTTTCTTTTTTAAACGAAGAACCTGCAGATAGCTTGATAAATGAATTATTATTCATTAGCTTTTTAATCAAAAAACAAGATGATATAACTTTGCAAAAATTCTTAAAAGAAGAATTTTTTACTTGGTTTAATATGTGGAGTTTTGATGTTTATAATAAAGCAAAATCTAATTTTTACAAAGCTTTAATAATGCTAATGAAAGATTTTTTTAAAAGAGAAAATAAACCTTGCTTGTTCTAG
- a CDS encoding NnrS family protein, producing the protein MNKEIFFIPMKSFFLLCSISFSLGIFVYFFSDDFYNNHIFLFFDIALSAAYTGFILTALPAWLGFNKTLKNINIFLLFLFLTSALTYFINTFFAMFFMCIFWLSLSFICSFMCFKTKNFNSLILILFGFCFLKFAYFFTLNTDFLKALIHLNSAAIMLINFKISIAVSRSALDEKNYKDYHFIPNVYYKNLSVFTLILLSIFSVIFSNIDLKFLYIASAFMIFARLKDFHHKELLKTHYVLFLYISIFILGLAYLIYGLNTTSASLHLIFLSSICINILLVFNIAGLRHNGLVLRFFKRTYLSFILLFLTLLLRYLNINDFAIICLFLSFIIQFFMLLKIFLNNSFLQDA; encoded by the coding sequence ATGAATAAAGAAATATTTTTTATCCCTATGAAATCATTTTTTTTATTATGTAGCATTTCTTTTAGTTTGGGTATTTTTGTATATTTTTTTAGTGATGATTTTTATAATAATCATATTTTTTTATTTTTTGATATTGCTTTAAGTGCTGCATACACAGGCTTTATTTTAACTGCCTTACCAGCTTGGCTAGGTTTTAATAAAACTCTTAAAAATATAAATATATTTTTACTTTTTTTATTTTTAACATCAGCTTTAACTTATTTTATAAATACTTTTTTTGCGATGTTTTTTATGTGTATTTTTTGGCTTAGCCTTAGTTTTATTTGTTCTTTTATGTGTTTTAAGACTAAAAATTTTAATAGCTTAATATTAATTTTATTTGGATTTTGCTTTTTAAAATTCGCTTATTTTTTTACATTAAATACTGATTTTTTAAAAGCACTAATTCATCTTAATTCAGCTGCTATTATGCTTATAAATTTTAAAATTTCTATAGCAGTCTCAAGAAGTGCTTTAGATGAAAAAAATTATAAAGATTATCATTTTATACCCAATGTTTATTATAAAAATCTTAGCGTATTTACTTTGATTTTACTTAGTATTTTTAGTGTTATTTTTAGCAATATAGATTTAAAATTTTTATATATTGCAAGTGCATTTATGATTTTTGCAAGGCTTAAGGATTTTCATCATAAAGAGCTTTTAAAAACTCATTATGTATTATTTTTATACATAAGCATATTTATTTTAGGACTTGCTTACTTAATTTATGGATTAAATACTACTAGTGCTAGTTTGCACCTTATTTTTCTTAGTTCAATTTGCATAAATATTTTACTGGTTTTTAATATAGCAGGTTTAAGGCATAATGGCTTAGTTTTAAGATTTTTTAAAAGGACATATTTATCCTTTATATTATTATTTTTAACTTTGCTATTACGATATTTAAATATTAATGACTTTGCTATAATTTGCCTTTTTTTATCATTTATTATTCAATTTTTTATGCTTTTAAAAATATTTTTAAATAATTCTTTTTTACAAGATGCTTAA
- a CDS encoding ATP-binding cassette domain-containing protein, with translation MFKPLILDIHKLNYDIANINIVNNFSLKVHLGEIIVLLGASGCGKTSILNTIAGINKAYFDKFFMQKINISYVFQEANLIPFYNAFKNIKLANNKLNDEEIYKILSLLNLNKNDALKYPNELSGGMKTRINFARAILANPTLLLLDEPFNGINYELKDFLINFLITFIKNNNKSAIMVTHDRLEALKIADYIYFLGKNSYVKKIIKLDTAQSKRNDDFYKQYLNNFELYYE, from the coding sequence ATGTTTAAACCCCTCATCTTAGATATTCATAAGCTAAATTACGATATTGCAAATATAAATATTGTAAATAATTTTTCTTTAAAAGTGCATTTAGGAGAAATTATTGTTTTACTTGGGGCAAGTGGTTGTGGAAAAACTAGTATTTTAAACACCATTGCAGGAATTAACAAGGCTTATTTTGATAAATTTTTTATGCAAAAAATAAATATTTCTTATGTCTTTCAAGAAGCAAATTTAATACCTTTTTATAATGCTTTTAAAAATATAAAATTAGCAAATAATAAACTTAATGATGAAGAAATATATAAAATACTTTCATTGCTGAATTTAAACAAAAACGACGCTTTAAAATATCCAAATGAGCTTAGCGGTGGAATGAAAACTAGAATTAATTTTGCAAGAGCAATATTAGCCAATCCTACATTGTTATTATTAGATGAGCCTTTTAATGGAATTAATTATGAATTAAAAGACTTTTTGATTAATTTTTTAATCACTTTTATAAAAAATAACAATAAAAGTGCAATTATGGTAACTCACGATAGATTAGAAGCCTTAAAAATAGCTGATTATATATATTTTTTAGGTAAAAACTCTTACGTGAAAAAAATCATCAAATTAGATACCGCACAAAGCAAAAGAAATGATGATTTTTATAAACAATACTTAAATAATTTTGAGCTTTATTATGAATAA
- a CDS encoding ABC transporter permease → MLITNNKSINRSYFTRMLDYCFSSFISIGVFFIFLSLWQIANYYTSDFILANPQNVILKALEIIKNYDEFDLIISLKRAFIGSFISLCLGIVLGIISYKFKTFLLFIKPIISINLSIAPIAWVVLALFWFGFSDFSVIFVVIICTYAYTFSCTLNALNDIPKGLKDMAKIYKFSKKSLFINLYLPFSLAHLLPASLISISNAFKLTIMAELLGANNGIGSKIADARSFLENDVVLAYLLICVVFLAAFEFLIIKNLELIIYKDKTNV, encoded by the coding sequence ATGTTAATTACTAATAATAAAAGCATTAATCGCTCATATTTTACTAGAATGCTTGATTATTGCTTTTCTAGTTTTATTAGCATTGGCGTTTTTTTTATTTTTTTAAGCCTTTGGCAAATTGCTAATTATTACACAAGCGATTTTATTTTAGCAAATCCACAAAATGTAATATTAAAAGCTTTAGAAATTATTAAAAACTATGATGAATTTGATTTAATAATTAGCTTAAAAAGAGCTTTTATTGGCTCTTTTATAAGTCTTTGTTTAGGTATTGTTTTAGGTATAATTTCATATAAATTTAAAACTTTTTTATTATTTATAAAGCCAATAATTTCAATAAATCTTAGCATTGCGCCTATTGCTTGGGTGGTTTTAGCCTTATTTTGGTTTGGCTTTAGTGATTTTAGTGTAATTTTTGTTGTGATTATTTGCACTTATGCTTATACATTTTCTTGCACGCTAAACGCTTTAAATGATATTCCTAAAGGACTTAAAGATATGGCAAAAATATATAAATTCTCTAAAAAATCACTTTTTATAAATTTATATTTACCCTTTAGCCTAGCTCATCTTTTACCAGCAAGTTTAATTTCAATTAGCAATGCTTTCAAGCTTACAATAATGGCTGAATTATTAGGTGCAAATAACGGCATAGGTTCAAAAATAGCCGATGCAAGAAGCTTTTTGGAAAATGATGTGGTTTTGGCTTATTTATTAATATGTGTAGTTTTTTTAGCAGCTTTTGAGTTTTTAATAATTAAAAATTTAGAGCTAATAATTTACAAGGATAAAACAAATGTTTAA
- a CDS encoding ABC transporter substrate-binding protein: MKRREFLNICAAGLCVLNAPNLFANNHYKIFVAPSIPSITIAKAALNRVDTSVKVWKNPDELRVGVASNKMQIMMSPTNVCTMLYNKGFDVGYVNFLTTLQTSLISKNKAINELKQLVGKSIILPFKNDMPDIILRTLLKHLGIDFNKINFIYTNTPPEALALFLSKNEIDAAYLPEPMASAAKLKAKLKSINIYDGISSDKLWKECFNESIYQAGIIANHKFYEENKSYFISLENDLKASLKWILQNKSEAALIGANLLNAPQKAIELSINNANLCVENAKDVKKEVLEFLKIIHEYNPALVGGKVHDDIFLG, translated from the coding sequence ATGAAAAGAAGAGAATTTTTAAATATTTGTGCAGCAGGATTATGTGTTTTAAATGCACCAAATTTATTTGCAAACAATCATTATAAAATATTTGTAGCACCATCAATTCCAAGCATAACAATAGCAAAAGCTGCTTTAAATAGAGTAGATACAAGTGTAAAAGTATGGAAAAACCCTGATGAATTAAGAGTAGGTGTAGCAAGTAATAAAATGCAAATAATGATGAGCCCTACAAATGTATGCACTATGCTTTATAATAAAGGTTTTGATGTTGGATATGTTAATTTTCTAACCACACTGCAAACTTCATTAATAAGCAAAAACAAGGCTATAAATGAATTAAAACAATTAGTAGGCAAAAGTATAATTTTACCTTTTAAAAACGATATGCCTGATATTATCTTAAGAACTTTATTAAAACATTTAGGGATTGATTTTAATAAAATTAATTTTATTTACACAAATACTCCACCCGAAGCCTTAGCCTTATTTTTAAGCAAGAATGAAATTGATGCAGCCTATTTGCCAGAGCCAATGGCAAGTGCAGCTAAGCTAAAAGCAAAATTAAAATCAATTAATATTTATGATGGAATTTCAAGTGATAAATTATGGAAAGAATGCTTTAATGAGTCTATATATCAAGCAGGAATAATAGCAAATCATAAATTTTATGAAGAAAATAAATCGTATTTTATAAGTTTAGAAAATGATTTAAAAGCATCATTAAAGTGGATTTTGCAAAATAAAAGCGAAGCAGCATTAATCGGTGCAAATTTATTAAATGCTCCGCAAAAAGCAATTGAATTATCAATTAATAATGCAAATTTATGCGTAGAAAATGCAAAAGATGTAAAAAAAGAAGTTTTAGAATTTTTAAAAATAATCCATGAATACAATCCTGCCTTAGTGGGTGGCAAAGTGCATGATGATATATTTTTAGGATAA
- a CDS encoding TonB-dependent receptor domain-containing protein, giving the protein MKKLSLLCLFIASLKADVILNETINPLKTFSPPPLIKPLDKYYLENQYDLTNRVNYLDDELNKTYNFTTALFHNSFYNSFLFKTKEAKYYSIFNIANTKANSYKDAGGKKIDFAYKRFNLAAILGFTPNELNDTKFVFLQDDIKDDKQAHYQMDPVKTTRTIYMLSHRLGQSDLSNTLNISFKYIDFLRKANNYKLRTAMQKMRMQVDKNSFNTDISYDKDFNNFHTQLGLSYFYDTHIAKRFANDILNAYKYPDVKTNEYVFYINNYYKISDFSKINFALNYTKNIAKTTKQDIKLSNPSAKSAFFPNSNNLWQMYYAKTFNGKITQNALNYAIGYEYDDGLNKALIDYKRLSRMPNNLERFTSIFAPISTNINVSNPFIKPEIHNLIKLDFAFKNEAYKDYLNSLFENGYLINAKISFDKVQDLIIFDRARANNSNKGDGAVISRNVNAYLFSSKLSLNYNFLNHFGTKIALTYNYGQNTSDKRALYQIRPFEINAKIDYKNYFSNGLYTIGAAYRYAFSQNRGDFEKSNGLGIDKKLGGFGVLDLYSNIKFKDTFSITFAINNLLNKKYQEFISPYHVESFKYLNINAPARAIYAKFNASF; this is encoded by the coding sequence ATGAAAAAATTATCATTATTGTGCTTATTTATAGCTAGTTTAAAGGCAGATGTTATTTTAAATGAAACAATAAATCCCTTAAAAACATTTTCCCCGCCGCCACTAATTAAACCACTTGATAAATATTATTTAGAAAATCAATATGATTTAACGAATAGGGTAAATTATTTAGATGATGAGCTTAATAAAACTTATAATTTTACTACAGCCTTATTTCACAATAGTTTTTACAATTCATTTTTGTTTAAAACAAAAGAAGCAAAATATTATTCTATATTTAATATAGCAAACACTAAAGCAAATTCATACAAAGATGCAGGTGGTAAAAAAATTGATTTTGCTTATAAAAGATTTAATTTAGCTGCAATTTTAGGCTTTACACCAAATGAATTAAATGATACAAAATTTGTATTTTTACAAGATGATATAAAAGATGATAAACAAGCACACTATCAAATGGACCCTGTAAAAACTACAAGAACAATATATATGCTAAGCCATAGATTAGGACAAAGCGATTTAAGCAACACCTTAAATATTAGTTTTAAATATATTGATTTTTTAAGAAAGGCTAATAATTATAAATTAAGAACTGCAATGCAAAAAATGAGAATGCAAGTTGATAAAAATAGCTTTAATACTGATATTAGTTATGATAAAGATTTTAATAATTTTCATACCCAATTAGGATTATCTTATTTTTACGATACTCATATTGCAAAAAGATTTGCCAATGATATTTTAAATGCTTACAAATATCCAGATGTAAAGACAAATGAATATGTTTTTTATATAAATAATTATTATAAAATTAGCGATTTTAGTAAAATTAATTTTGCATTAAATTACACAAAAAATATTGCAAAGACCACAAAACAAGATATTAAATTAAGTAATCCTAGTGCTAAGTCAGCATTTTTTCCTAATTCAAATAATTTATGGCAGATGTATTATGCAAAAACTTTTAATGGTAAAATTACTCAAAATGCTTTAAATTACGCTATAGGATATGAATATGATGATGGACTAAACAAAGCCTTAATTGATTATAAAAGACTTTCAAGAATGCCTAATAATTTAGAAAGATTTACAAGTATTTTTGCTCCAATTTCAACTAATATAAATGTATCTAATCCTTTTATAAAGCCAGAAATTCATAATTTGATTAAATTAGATTTTGCCTTTAAAAATGAAGCTTATAAAGATTATTTAAATTCACTTTTTGAAAATGGCTATTTAATAAATGCTAAAATTAGTTTTGATAAGGTGCAAGATTTAATAATCTTTGATAGAGCAAGAGCTAATAATTCTAATAAAGGCGATGGAGCGGTTATTTCAAGAAATGTAAATGCTTATTTATTTAGCTCTAAGCTTAGCTTAAATTATAATTTTTTAAATCATTTTGGTACTAAAATCGCATTAACTTATAATTACGGACAAAACACAAGCGATAAAAGAGCTTTATATCAAATAAGACCATTTGAAATAAATGCAAAAATTGATTATAAAAACTATTTTAGCAATGGGCTTTATACAATAGGTGCTGCTTATAGATATGCGTTTTCTCAAAATAGAGGAGATTTTGAAAAAAGTAATGGACTTGGAATTGATAAAAAGCTAGGTGGATTTGGGGTGCTTGATTTGTATTCTAATATCAAATTTAAAGATACTTTTAGCATAACTTTTGCAATTAACAACCTACTTAATAAAAAATATCAAGAATTTATAAGTCCATATCATGTGGAATCTTTTAAATATTTAAATATAAATGCACCAGCAAGAGCAATTTATGCAAAATTTAACGCTAGTTTTTAA
- the cgb gene encoding single-domain globin Cgb produces MTKEQIQIIKDCVPILQKNGVDLSNEFYKIMFNDYPEVKPMFNMEKQISGEQPKALAMAILMAAKNIENLENMRSFVDKVAITHVNLGVKEEHYPIVGACLLKAIKNLLNPDEDTLKAWEVAYSKIAEFYINIEKKLY; encoded by the coding sequence ATGACAAAAGAACAAATTCAAATCATTAAAGATTGTGTACCTATTTTGCAAAAAAATGGAGTAGATTTAAGCAATGAGTTTTATAAAATAATGTTTAATGATTATCCTGAGGTAAAGCCTATGTTTAATATGGAAAAACAAATTTCAGGAGAGCAACCAAAAGCTTTAGCGATGGCGATTTTAATGGCGGCTAAAAATATAGAAAATTTAGAAAATATGAGAAGCTTTGTTGATAAAGTTGCCATAACTCATGTTAATTTAGGGGTTAAAGAAGAGCATTATCCTATAGTTGGAGCTTGCCTTTTAAAGGCTATTAAAAATCTTTTAAATCCTGACGAAGACACTCTTAAAGCTTGGGAAGTTGCTTATAGCAAAATTGCTGAATTTTATATCAATATAGAAAAAAAACTTTATTAA
- a CDS encoding DMT family transporter encodes MKERYLLILLIIAMFLWGSSWPSSKILTTYADASVVAFWRFFFVFLGTLFVIIALKIPLKINKSALKWVLIAAFLNALYTFIFFIALRYGFAGKGGVLVTTMIPMFSYLIFIVVLLFSKNKLRDKISKYELLGLFLGLLSGLCLLNLNSIDELFGRFNILFLSCAFIWALIGVFTKKAGKIHPLSISFYINLISLLLFSWVLFDEKSLLVFTYDFKFWANLLSVAFLSTVIGTSIYYYAIFVLGSIKANSFILITPASALICSYFLLNEKPNFITLIGCCLSILAIFFMNIYSKK; translated from the coding sequence GTGAAAGAAAGATATTTATTAATTTTACTTATTATTGCTATGTTTTTGTGGGGTAGTTCTTGGCCTAGTTCAAAGATTTTAACTACTTATGCTGATGCTAGTGTGGTAGCGTTTTGGAGATTTTTTTTCGTATTTTTAGGAACACTATTTGTTATTATCGCTTTAAAAATTCCTTTAAAAATAAATAAATCAGCCTTAAAATGGGTTTTAATCGCCGCATTTTTAAATGCACTTTATACCTTTATTTTTTTTATAGCCTTAAGATATGGATTTGCTGGTAAAGGCGGGGTTTTAGTAACTACTATGATTCCTATGTTTTCTTATTTAATTTTTATTGTTGTATTGCTTTTTAGTAAGAATAAATTAAGAGATAAAATTAGCAAATACGAACTTTTAGGATTATTTTTAGGTTTATTATCAGGTCTTTGTTTGCTTAATTTAAATTCCATAGACGAGCTTTTTGGAAGATTTAATATTTTATTTTTATCTTGTGCTTTTATTTGGGCTTTAATTGGTGTTTTTACAAAAAAAGCAGGGAAAATTCATCCTTTAAGCATTAGTTTTTATATAAATCTTATTAGTCTTTTACTTTTTTCTTGGGTGCTTTTTGATGAAAAAAGCCTTTTAGTTTTTACTTATGATTTTAAATTCTGGGCAAATCTTTTAAGCGTAGCCTTTTTATCAACCGTAATTGGAACTAGCATTTATTATTATGCTATTTTTGTTTTAGGCAGCATAAAGGCTAATTCTTTTATATTAATTACACCTGCAAGTGCTTTAATTTGTAGCTATTTTTTACTTAACGAAAAGCCAAATTTTATTACCTTGATTGGTTGTTGTTTGTCTATTTTAGCGATATTTTTTATGAATATTTATTCTAAAAAATAA
- a CDS encoding putative transporter, whose product MFKAFFCNKKYFVFAYFGLFLLLFFLYLQTSLNVAINEWYKDFYNLLQKPNLSNQSVEFSLEQAQKIAQEELNNANLINKFSLFYYQSLINYFFQTKNISLKTFYDINDFYFLIWVFLFIAIPYVLIATINNYFASVYAFKWREAMTYEYLKYWKNKDDNIEGSSQRIQEDCYNFSKLVESLGLSFIKALMILIAFIPILWNLSDSITQSLFKDSQSSFYFLKDIKGLLVYVALFISIGGLIISWFVGFKLPNLEYNNQKAEAAFRKELVYAEDNRTLYADSKTILELFTGLKLNYKRLFLHYGYFNIWLILFEQIIVIIPFLVMAPSLFAGIISLGILMQINNAFSQVRSSFSVFITNYTSITQLRSIYKRLKEFELHINYKRK is encoded by the coding sequence ATGTTTAAAGCTTTTTTTTGCAATAAAAAATACTTTGTTTTTGCGTATTTTGGCTTGTTTTTATTATTATTTTTTTTATATTTGCAAACTAGCTTAAATGTAGCTATTAATGAATGGTATAAAGATTTTTACAACCTTTTGCAAAAGCCAAATTTAAGTAATCAAAGTGTGGAATTTTCATTAGAACAAGCGCAAAAAATTGCTCAAGAAGAATTAAACAACGCAAATTTAATAAATAAATTTTCTTTATTTTATTATCAGAGCTTAATAAATTATTTTTTTCAAACAAAGAATATAAGCTTAAAAACTTTTTATGATATTAATGACTTTTATTTTCTTATATGGGTTTTTTTATTTATAGCAATCCCTTATGTTTTAATAGCTACTATAAATAATTATTTTGCTAGTGTTTATGCTTTTAAATGGCGTGAAGCAATGACTTATGAATATTTAAAATATTGGAAAAATAAAGATGATAATATAGAAGGTAGCTCTCAAAGAATTCAAGAAGATTGTTATAATTTTTCAAAATTAGTAGAAAGCTTAGGCTTATCTTTTATAAAAGCCTTGATGATTTTAATCGCCTTTATTCCTATTTTGTGGAATTTAAGCGACAGCATTACTCAAAGCTTGTTTAAAGATAGCCAAAGTTCTTTTTATTTTTTAAAAGATATAAAAGGCTTATTAGTTTATGTAGCTTTATTTATATCTATTGGCGGACTTATTATTTCTTGGTTTGTTGGCTTTAAATTACCAAATCTTGAATACAACAACCAAAAAGCAGAAGCAGCATTTAGAAAAGAATTAGTTTATGCTGAAGATAATCGCACTCTTTATGCTGATTCTAAAACCATATTAGAGCTTTTTACGGGCTTGAAATTAAACTACAAAAGGTTATTTTTGCATTATGGGTATTTTAACATTTGGCTTATTTTATTTGAGCAAATTATAGTAATAATACCATTTTTAGTTATGGCACCAAGTCTTTTTGCAGGTATAATTAGCTTAGGAATTCTTATGCAAATTAATAATGCTTTTTCTCAAGTTCGTAGTTCTTTTAGCGTTTTTATTACAAATTACACAAGCATAACCCAGCTAAGAAGTATTTACAAGCGTTTGAAAGAATTTGAACTTCACATTAACTATAAAAGAAAATAA